One genomic window of Polyangium aurulentum includes the following:
- a CDS encoding YybH family protein, with translation MLGFGAIALVASAVLFASFAMPMRPLTALATQQRTGVPQQGTRAPDVELMRSVWNAWSTLDPAQAAPYYAKDPGLVFYDLAPLEHRGWDAYQAGARELLGKFKSAKFTPHDDAQVNVLGSHAIGQATVDIDYEQKDGKRVSTDARWTVVWERRGSDWLIVHEHVSAPMR, from the coding sequence TTGCTCGGGTTCGGGGCCATCGCCCTCGTCGCCTCGGCCGTCCTGTTTGCGAGCTTCGCCATGCCGATGCGCCCGCTCACCGCCCTCGCCACACAGCAGAGGACGGGCGTCCCCCAGCAAGGCACCCGCGCCCCCGACGTCGAGCTGATGCGCTCCGTCTGGAACGCGTGGAGCACCCTCGATCCGGCCCAAGCCGCGCCCTATTACGCGAAGGACCCGGGGCTCGTCTTCTACGACCTCGCGCCCCTCGAGCACCGCGGCTGGGACGCCTACCAGGCCGGAGCGCGCGAGCTGCTCGGCAAGTTCAAATCAGCCAAGTTCACCCCGCACGACGACGCCCAGGTGAACGTGCTCGGGTCCCACGCGATCGGGCAGGCCACCGTCGACATCGATTACGAGCAGAAAGACGGCAAGCGCGTCTCCACCGACGCCCGCTGGACCGTGGTCTGGGAGCGCCGCGGGAGCGACTGGCTCATCGTCCACGAGCACGTCTCCGCGCCGATGCGTTGA
- a CDS encoding Uma2 family endonuclease has product MTLEAWAELDEDEPGELVDGWLVEEEVASHPHEVVVSWLIRTLGNWMEPRRGIVLGSEHKLAVAPARGRKPDVTMYPPGTRLGRGSLSRKPPVLVVEVLSPRPRDVRRDREEKPVDYAQLGIRNYWLVDPEARLFEMYRLDSEGSYTLALSAPAGQVSVPGCEGLVLDLDALWARVEELGEDDDPEEDEAAESGET; this is encoded by the coding sequence ATGACGCTCGAGGCATGGGCCGAGCTGGACGAGGACGAGCCGGGGGAGCTCGTCGACGGTTGGCTGGTGGAGGAGGAAGTGGCGTCGCACCCGCACGAGGTGGTGGTCTCCTGGCTGATTCGCACCCTCGGCAACTGGATGGAGCCTCGCCGGGGCATTGTGCTCGGCTCCGAGCACAAGCTCGCGGTGGCGCCCGCCCGGGGCCGCAAGCCGGACGTGACCATGTACCCGCCGGGCACGCGCCTCGGCCGCGGGTCGCTCTCCCGCAAGCCGCCCGTGCTGGTCGTGGAGGTCCTGTCCCCGAGGCCCCGTGACGTGCGGCGTGATCGGGAGGAGAAGCCCGTCGACTACGCGCAGCTCGGCATCCGCAACTACTGGCTCGTCGATCCCGAGGCGCGCCTCTTCGAGATGTACCGGCTCGACAGCGAGGGCAGCTATACCCTGGCGCTCTCGGCCCCAGCGGGACAGGTGAGCGTGCCGGGCTGCGAGGGCCTCGTGCTCGACCTCGACGCATTGTGGGCGCGGGTCGAGGAGCTCGGCGAAGACGACGATCCCGAAGAGGACGAGGCCGCCGAGAGCGGTGAGACGTGA
- a CDS encoding serine/threonine-protein kinase PknK has product MIPEVADRFVLEGRAGGGGMGDIFKAIDTATGQHVAIKLLRENITPQERVRFQREIAVLADLRHPNIVQYVTHGTWPDGRLFFAMEWLDGEDLGQRQRRAPLGMRDAVEVVRRSAAAMAAIHARDVVHRDLKLSNIFLVRGKGTAIKLIDFGVVKPAVADEYQTERGTIIGTPHYMAPEQARGEPIDARADVYSLGAVLFRLVTGRNVFETEHVIALLGRLVLEDPPNPQNIRFDIPEPLAEVILRAIARNRDDRYENGGELARALARVGQLNNDPPATDRSASVVRKAMPEAAKPITLTGAQNPPSRPGSAERRVVAAVLYDLGGKRLSPPAEASLREVLGVDMRLEPLLGEQMVAVLGVEQSRGDEVMRAARAALSVIGAMPTARAAVAIGLAIRGRQNLAGQALERAVGQLELASPGTVRVDSYAASALEGRFVVSPDARGGTILREDQSGFVARQLLGRPTPTVGREKEIALLQGMYGELIEDATPRAALVLGPAGIGKSRVRSELVQRLEIAPLRPDVLLVRGDPLSRSSSLSVLGRTLRSLMGLQDGEAPAEQVQKVRRHVATRMPPALRFISGFLGELVGVTFPDEADEPLRVARGSAELMQSRLRMALEAYFRAEADRAPQAIVVEDVHWCDDTTLEMLDWLLGCADLRLAIFAFGRADMATRLAALWERRNVTRLSLAPLAPLAADRLVAAALPGMDAATRSNLVRRAGGNALFLEELVRCAAEGRNELPLTVQAVIQLRLDRMSHGVREVLRAAAVFGQSFWTGGVSALLGRPVGLEISELVAAEIVARQPESRIAGEDEWLFRQALVRDAAYESILDEDRAVLHLAAGSWLESVGDVDAGLVARHADAGGDRERAARLYARATKQAYTNGAELETALELASRGLECGAKGGVRAQLLLAKAQVSIFMGRLIDGVLAADEAAETALAGSDMWGEAQRLAASGLIEAGRAAEGDARAAGALSPPYAGRLSPPIRASLMAVRVRALVDRLMNAEALSVANAAVEAAHAANAMDSVVRALDARLFAAAHMNDPSEVVETGASLIEASESIGDVAFATRGRLNVGSALNHLGMFEEAQSMLERALFDARARRMRILEAFALHNLGMSYARLGHRDLGIDHERQAARIADETNAARLRVNTRIYETVFLVWRGGPGDLSAALNLARWAVEETRTQPALQSIAIFALSRVQLARRAVDAAIELARDANGRLDAAPVEEWEEMIRLTLIEALLTVGETEEADAALAQAFGALKGRLRNIRQPHHRDAFVRRNEEVYRIVQLAYHRLGLSLA; this is encoded by the coding sequence GTGATCCCCGAGGTTGCCGATCGCTTCGTCCTCGAAGGCCGCGCTGGTGGCGGCGGCATGGGGGACATTTTCAAGGCGATCGACACCGCCACAGGGCAGCACGTCGCCATCAAGCTCCTCCGCGAGAACATCACTCCCCAGGAGCGCGTCCGCTTCCAGCGCGAGATCGCCGTCCTCGCCGATCTACGCCACCCCAACATCGTCCAGTACGTCACCCACGGCACCTGGCCCGATGGACGCCTCTTCTTCGCCATGGAGTGGCTCGACGGCGAGGACCTCGGACAGCGCCAGCGGCGCGCGCCCCTCGGCATGCGCGACGCCGTCGAGGTCGTCAGGCGCTCGGCCGCCGCCATGGCCGCCATCCACGCACGCGACGTCGTTCACCGCGATCTCAAGCTGTCCAACATCTTCCTCGTCCGCGGCAAGGGCACCGCGATCAAGCTCATCGACTTCGGCGTGGTCAAGCCCGCCGTCGCCGACGAGTACCAGACAGAGCGCGGCACCATCATCGGCACACCCCATTACATGGCCCCCGAGCAGGCCCGCGGAGAGCCGATCGACGCGCGCGCGGACGTCTACTCCCTCGGCGCCGTCCTCTTCCGCCTCGTCACCGGTCGCAACGTCTTCGAGACCGAGCACGTCATCGCGCTGCTCGGCAGGCTCGTGCTCGAGGATCCGCCCAACCCCCAGAACATCCGCTTCGACATCCCCGAGCCGCTGGCCGAGGTCATCCTGCGCGCGATCGCGCGCAACCGCGATGATCGGTACGAGAACGGCGGGGAGCTGGCGCGCGCGCTCGCTCGCGTGGGGCAGCTCAACAACGATCCCCCCGCCACCGACAGGAGCGCCTCGGTGGTCCGCAAGGCCATGCCGGAGGCGGCCAAGCCGATCACCCTCACCGGCGCGCAGAACCCGCCCTCGCGCCCCGGATCGGCCGAGCGACGCGTGGTCGCGGCCGTCCTCTACGACCTCGGCGGCAAGCGCCTCTCGCCCCCCGCAGAGGCCTCGCTGCGCGAGGTGCTCGGCGTGGACATGCGCCTCGAGCCGCTGCTCGGCGAGCAGATGGTCGCGGTCCTCGGCGTCGAGCAGTCGCGCGGCGACGAGGTCATGCGCGCGGCGCGGGCGGCGCTCTCCGTGATCGGGGCCATGCCCACCGCGCGCGCGGCCGTGGCGATCGGGCTCGCGATTCGCGGCAGGCAGAACCTCGCGGGGCAGGCGCTCGAGCGCGCGGTGGGGCAGCTCGAGCTGGCGAGCCCCGGGACCGTGCGCGTCGACAGCTACGCCGCGAGCGCGCTCGAGGGGCGCTTCGTCGTGTCGCCGGACGCGCGCGGCGGGACGATCTTGCGCGAGGATCAGAGCGGGTTCGTGGCGCGCCAGCTCCTCGGGCGGCCGACGCCGACGGTGGGACGCGAGAAGGAGATCGCGCTCCTGCAGGGCATGTACGGCGAGCTGATCGAGGACGCGACCCCGCGCGCCGCGCTCGTGCTCGGGCCCGCGGGCATCGGCAAGAGTCGCGTGCGGAGCGAGCTGGTGCAGCGGCTCGAGATCGCGCCCCTCCGGCCCGACGTGCTGCTCGTGCGGGGAGATCCGCTGAGCCGCAGCTCGAGCCTGTCGGTCCTCGGGCGCACGCTGCGCTCGCTCATGGGTTTGCAGGACGGCGAGGCGCCGGCCGAGCAGGTGCAGAAGGTGCGCCGCCACGTCGCCACGCGCATGCCGCCCGCGCTGCGGTTCATCTCGGGGTTTTTGGGCGAGCTGGTGGGCGTGACGTTCCCCGACGAGGCGGACGAGCCTTTGCGGGTGGCGCGCGGCAGCGCGGAGCTGATGCAGTCGCGGCTGCGCATGGCGCTCGAGGCGTACTTCCGCGCGGAGGCGGACAGGGCGCCGCAGGCGATCGTGGTCGAGGACGTGCACTGGTGCGACGACACCACGCTCGAGATGCTCGACTGGCTGCTCGGGTGCGCGGATCTGCGGCTCGCGATCTTCGCGTTCGGGCGGGCCGACATGGCGACGCGCCTGGCCGCGCTGTGGGAGCGGAGGAACGTCACGCGCCTGTCCCTCGCGCCGCTCGCGCCCCTCGCCGCCGATCGCCTCGTGGCCGCCGCGCTGCCCGGCATGGATGCAGCGACGCGCAGCAACCTCGTTCGTCGCGCGGGGGGCAACGCGCTCTTCCTGGAGGAGCTGGTGCGCTGCGCGGCCGAGGGGCGCAACGAGCTGCCGCTGACGGTGCAGGCGGTGATCCAGCTGCGGCTCGATCGCATGTCGCACGGCGTGCGCGAGGTGCTGCGCGCGGCGGCGGTGTTCGGTCAGTCCTTCTGGACGGGGGGCGTGAGCGCGCTGCTCGGCAGGCCCGTGGGGCTCGAGATCTCGGAGCTTGTGGCGGCGGAGATCGTGGCGCGGCAGCCCGAGTCGCGCATCGCGGGCGAGGACGAGTGGCTGTTCCGGCAAGCGCTCGTGCGGGATGCGGCGTACGAGTCGATCCTCGACGAGGATCGCGCGGTGCTTCACCTCGCGGCGGGGAGCTGGCTCGAGTCGGTGGGCGACGTGGACGCGGGGCTCGTGGCGCGGCACGCGGACGCGGGCGGCGACAGGGAGCGGGCGGCGCGGCTGTACGCGCGGGCGACCAAGCAGGCGTACACGAACGGCGCGGAGCTGGAGACGGCGCTGGAGCTTGCGAGCCGGGGGCTCGAGTGCGGGGCGAAGGGCGGCGTGCGCGCGCAGCTCTTGCTTGCCAAGGCGCAGGTGTCGATCTTCATGGGGCGGCTCATCGACGGCGTGCTCGCGGCGGACGAGGCTGCGGAGACGGCGCTGGCGGGCTCGGACATGTGGGGCGAGGCGCAGCGGCTCGCGGCGTCGGGGCTCATCGAGGCGGGGCGCGCGGCGGAGGGCGATGCGCGGGCGGCGGGGGCGCTTTCACCGCCGTACGCGGGGCGGCTGTCGCCGCCGATCCGGGCGAGCCTCATGGCCGTGCGGGTGCGGGCGCTCGTCGATCGGCTGATGAACGCCGAGGCGCTCTCCGTGGCGAACGCGGCGGTCGAGGCGGCGCACGCGGCGAACGCGATGGACTCGGTGGTGCGGGCGCTCGATGCGCGGCTGTTCGCGGCTGCGCACATGAACGATCCGTCGGAGGTGGTGGAGACGGGGGCGTCGCTGATCGAGGCTTCGGAGAGCATCGGCGACGTGGCGTTCGCGACGCGCGGTCGGCTGAACGTGGGCTCGGCGCTCAATCACCTGGGGATGTTCGAGGAGGCGCAATCGATGCTCGAGCGGGCGCTCTTCGATGCGCGCGCGCGTCGGATGCGGATCCTGGAGGCGTTCGCGCTGCACAACCTCGGGATGAGCTATGCGCGGCTGGGGCATCGGGATCTCGGGATCGATCACGAGCGGCAGGCGGCGCGGATCGCGGACGAGACGAACGCGGCGCGGCTGCGGGTGAACACGCGGATCTACGAGACCGTGTTCCTCGTGTGGCGGGGCGGGCCTGGGGATCTGTCGGCGGCGTTGAACCTGGCGCGGTGGGCGGTGGAGGAGACGCGGACGCAGCCGGCGTTGCAGAGCATCGCGATCTTCGCGCTGTCGCGGGTGCAGCTCGCGCGGCGGGCGGTGGACGCGGCGATCGAGCTGGCGCGGGATGCGAACGGGCGGCTCGACGCGGCGCCGGTGGAGGAGTGGGAGGAGATGATCCGGCTCACGCTCATCGAGGCGCTGCTCACGGTGGGCGAGACGGAGGAGGCGGATGCGGCGCTCGCGCAGGCTTTCGGGGCGCTGAAGGGGCGGCTGCGCAACATCCGCCAGCCGCACCACCGCGACGCGTTCGTGCGCAGGAACGAAGAGGTCTACCGGATCGTGCAGCTCGCCTATCACCGGCTCGGCCTCTCCCTCGCCTGA
- a CDS encoding type II toxin-antitoxin system HicB family antitoxin has protein sequence MKLPVVLRPGEDGWIVAECPVIPGCISQGQSRAEALANIQEAIELCLETRDEEGWSLPQSYEMLEVQIGG, from the coding sequence ATGAAGCTCCCTGTCGTGCTGCGTCCCGGAGAGGACGGCTGGATCGTAGCCGAGTGCCCCGTGATTCCCGGCTGCATCTCGCAAGGGCAGTCGCGCGCCGAGGCGCTGGCGAACATCCAGGAGGCCATCGAGCTGTGCCTGGAGACACGCGACGAGGAGGGATGGAGCCTCCCGCAGAGCTACGAGATGCTCGAAGTCCAGATCGGGGGTTGA
- a CDS encoding type II toxin-antitoxin system HicA family toxin — protein sequence MPPLPIISGLACIAALRKLGYREIRQRGSHVRLVCEGRSPVTVPLHGTLDRGTLRSILRTADVSIDQFLELLSV from the coding sequence GTGCCTCCGCTCCCGATCATCTCCGGGTTGGCGTGCATCGCAGCCCTACGCAAGCTCGGGTACCGCGAGATCCGTCAGCGCGGCAGCCACGTTCGGCTCGTCTGCGAAGGGCGCTCCCCGGTGACCGTGCCGCTTCATGGCACGCTCGACCGGGGCACGCTGAGGAGCATCCTGCGGACCGCAGACGTGTCGATCGATCAGTTCCTCGAGCTGCTCTCCGTTTGA
- a CDS encoding VOC family protein, with translation MITAIKFLSIPIADPDRAIAFYRDKLGFELVEDQPMGGGKRWITLRIPGAQTEVVLFTPDGQEDRVGSFLNASFTSADVQQTFELYTSRGVTFTQPPKKQPWGGTLAIFKDSEGNTIVLSGA, from the coding sequence ATGATCACCGCCATCAAATTCCTCAGCATCCCCATCGCCGATCCCGATCGCGCCATCGCGTTTTACCGGGACAAGCTCGGGTTCGAGCTCGTCGAGGATCAGCCCATGGGCGGCGGCAAGCGCTGGATCACCCTGCGCATCCCCGGCGCGCAGACCGAGGTCGTGCTCTTCACCCCCGATGGCCAGGAGGACCGCGTCGGATCCTTCCTCAACGCCTCCTTCACCTCCGCCGACGTCCAGCAGACCTTCGAGCTGTACACTTCCCGCGGCGTCACGTTCACCCAGCCCCCCAAGAAGCAGCCCTGGGGCGGCACGCTCGCCATCTTCAAGGACTCCGAAGGCAACACGATCGTCCTCAGCGGCGCTTGA
- a CDS encoding OmpH family outer membrane protein, with protein sequence MPGVAAAQSKIAVIDLRRAMVETEEGLRMQATLKKLFESRQVELDNKQRTLQQEKESLEKDAKGGKVGNEQLQRRYEKLQKDAADLQALGMEYQREMQRKESEMTSPIYARIMGVVRRIAAQEGYEMVLEKQAVPYFRADLELTDRAIQMYNSGGAGDAGKGAPAGGDKKGAAPAGGDKKPAAPAGADKKPAPAPAPKK encoded by the coding sequence GTGCCGGGGGTTGCGGCGGCGCAGTCGAAGATTGCGGTGATCGATCTGCGGCGGGCGATGGTCGAGACCGAAGAGGGGCTGCGGATGCAGGCGACCTTGAAGAAGCTCTTCGAGAGCCGGCAGGTCGAGCTGGACAACAAGCAGCGGACTCTGCAGCAGGAGAAGGAGTCGCTGGAGAAGGATGCCAAGGGTGGCAAGGTCGGCAACGAGCAGCTCCAGCGGCGTTACGAGAAGTTGCAGAAGGACGCGGCGGATCTGCAGGCGCTGGGCATGGAGTATCAGCGCGAGATGCAGCGCAAAGAGAGTGAGATGACGTCGCCCATCTATGCGCGCATCATGGGCGTCGTGCGCAGGATCGCCGCGCAGGAGGGCTATGAGATGGTCCTCGAGAAGCAGGCGGTGCCGTACTTCCGTGCGGATCTGGAGCTGACGGATCGGGCGATCCAGATGTACAACTCCGGCGGGGCGGGCGACGCGGGCAAGGGCGCGCCGGCCGGTGGTGACAAGAAGGGTGCGGCGCCGGCGGGGGGCGACAAGAAGCCTGCGGCGCCTGCGGGGGCGGACAAGAAGCCTGCGCCTGCGCCTGCGCCGAAGAAGTAG